A stretch of Bradyrhizobium sp. AZCC 2262 DNA encodes these proteins:
- a CDS encoding metallophosphoesterase family protein produces the protein MTEFRLTQISDTHLARRLQKLTDNFHRVGEHIDATRPDLVVNSGDISFDGPTSRADLEFAKELHDALPVPCRHLPGNHDIGDNPTAVGPVPKQPATEACRKNYLSVVGNDRWRFDEAGWCFIGLNSLIMNTGIDSEAEQFDWLTSELSRANGKSVALFLHKPLYLNKPDDPEIESSAIRYVPQPRRKNLIDMFAAVDLRLVASGHVHQRRDFTYRHIRHVWAPSAGFVISDAMQERIGIKEVGLVEYRFQSDSFEVRHVRAPGQTDVWLDELIGRR, from the coding sequence ATGACCGAATTTCGCCTGACGCAAATTTCCGATACCCACCTCGCGCGCCGTCTGCAGAAACTCACCGACAATTTTCACCGCGTCGGCGAACACATCGACGCGACGCGTCCGGATCTCGTGGTCAACAGCGGCGATATCTCCTTCGACGGCCCGACCAGCCGCGCCGATCTCGAGTTCGCAAAGGAACTGCACGACGCGTTGCCGGTGCCGTGCCGCCATTTGCCCGGCAATCACGATATCGGCGACAATCCTACGGCGGTCGGCCCCGTGCCGAAGCAACCCGCGACGGAAGCGTGCCGGAAGAATTATCTCTCCGTCGTCGGTAACGATCGCTGGCGCTTCGACGAGGCCGGCTGGTGCTTTATCGGGTTGAACTCGCTAATCATGAATACCGGGATCGACAGCGAGGCCGAGCAATTCGACTGGCTCACGTCAGAGCTGTCACGCGCAAATGGCAAATCGGTCGCGCTGTTTCTGCACAAGCCGCTTTATCTGAACAAGCCCGACGATCCCGAGATTGAATCATCGGCGATCCGCTATGTGCCGCAACCCAGGCGCAAAAATCTGATCGATATGTTTGCGGCGGTCGATTTGCGGCTGGTCGCCTCGGGTCACGTGCACCAGCGCCGCGACTTCACCTATCGCCATATCCGCCATGTCTGGGCGCCATCGGCTGGATTCGTCATCTCCGACGCGATGCAGGAACGGATCGGCATCAAGGAGGTTGGGCTGGTCGAGTACCGCTTTCAGTCCGATAGTTTTGAAGTTCGCCACGTCAGGGCGCCCGGCCAGACCGACGTCTGGCTGGACGAGCTGATTGGCAGGCGATGA